The region AGACCAGACCTCACACAGGTCTTCCTGTGACTAGCTACCACGCAGACCTGTGTAATGACATGCCCCCTACATGATCCTGAGCACTCTCTGCTCATCCCGGAAGGTGCGGTAACATGTTCTGACTCTgatttgtgtcatgtgtgatgagTCCCCTGGACATGCGGTGGGAGACTCAGCTGCTATGCATTTGTGATCTGAAGTCAAGGCTTTTTCCAAGCATAGTGAATGACGGTTAAACTttctaaatgaattttaaatatacacaCTTTTAGCAAGTTATCTTGTGCTGTAATTACTAACACAAGTAAACACCAAAATGTTCTCTAACACTGCACTACTGTGAATCGACTCTACAGAGTGAAAGGAGGAAGTCAAAGCACTTGGCATTTTGTATTTTCTCAACAATATAGTACCTTAACAAAACGTGCCTTTTGCAGGAAATGGAGTGTCAAGGACGAGGACTCCTGTCCCATTAAACCAGGTGCCTAGATCCGGACAAGCCCTCACAAGTGGCAAGTCCAGAGAACTTGTTCTGAATTATACTCCAGTTTATAGTCTGTCTCCTACAAATACTGTTTCCTTTAACATAAAGATTCCTCCAGATTTCTTTCTCTGATATTTAAATTGGTGGCtattggaaggaaaaaagaggaatCATTGAAATCAGCTCAGGAAATCTGTGAGCACCCattcccctcctcctgccccatgcAGACCGTCTTGTTTCCTCACCCCAAGATTAAGAAGTTATGCAGTCTGGCAATGAACTTTCCTCTTACAAGTCTTGgcttccccactgttatttgctttctcattttcttccaaCACCTGTTACAAACAACAATAGGGTGGTCTTATTGCTTATTTGtcctttctttaatttttaagcaAAAAGTAGGGCAAAAAGTCTGGAATGGACAGAGATGCTTGAAGTAACAGTTGAAATTTCACTTTTAATAGGAGCCACCTTAGAGTATTTTCAGATTTAATGCCACATACAAAATCAAAGTATTTTTGCTGGTTACTAAACTGGCTTCTTAAGACTTTAACCAAGTAGTACTCATAACATAACATTCCTTTAAAAACACAATTCAGGCAACTGGCAGATACCGAGATGAATTTTGATGACTTTATACTGAAGAAAGAAGCACGACATAAAAGCacataaatatttgaaatgaaataattatcTTCAAAGGTCCAATCACGCTTTTCCCCCCAGAAAAATACATAGTGACACACGAAAATACAATAACGCTTGTCAAATGTATTTGTGAGAGAATTTTCCGCACCTAATGAGTTTACCTATTGCTCCTCCCCCACCCAACCCCCACTTCGTCCGATAAGCAGGTCTTTCGTGGGCCACAAGGCATTTCTTTCAAGCCCCCATTGCTGGGAGGGTGACGTAATTGCTGCCTTTCCACGCAGAAGTGCGCCCCCGGCTGCCCTGAGCCCCTAGATGAGGGCGCGACGGCTGGGCGCTGGGCACGCGCCCTTCGCGCGTGGACTCTGTCCTCAGCTTCTACCTTCCCTTTCCAGCGCCAGCTTGCAGTGAATGCATTGGCCCCTGTACCAGTGAAGCCTCACCAAGCGCCCCTTCCAAGCCGAGGCTGCCCTGTCCGGCGCCGGCGGGCACCGCGGGCCCCTCCCGGCCGCCGCGCGGGGCTCTGGGCAGCGCGGGGCTCAGCGCCCCTGCCACTGGCGGGGCTGCGCGAGGATAGCCACCTCTGTTGAAAATGCTTAGGCACTTTTTTCCCCGCTCCACTGAAACCCCGAAGTACAGCCCATTTTGAACCAGAATAATTTGGTCTGACAACAGATTCTTCCTCTGTTCACAGCTGTCCCAGAGGGAGGAGCTGAAATCTGAACCTCTCGGCCGTGATTGGATCCCTCCtgcaaaagagaggaaaaaaaccctCCCGGCCTGACCCGGCTCAGTTTGCTAGGAGCCGGGGACTCCGCGGCGCCGTCCGAGCCTCCGCACCTGCGCCGCCCGCGCGCCCGCCCGGCGCGGCCCTgcccgccgcccgcccgccgGGCCCGGCCCGGCCCTGCCCGCCGCCCGCCGGCCGCGATGCTTTAGGGCCGCCGCCCGCCCGCCGGACCGTTatccgcgccgccgccgcccgcaaGATGCCGCGCTCCTTCCTGGTCAAGAAGCATTTCAACGCCTCCAAAAAGCCAAACTACAGCGAActggacacacacacaggtaaggaggagaagaaaggaagggaaacgACAGCTATAGCTATCTAGTTCTGAAAAGCTATAAACATATGTTAAACTCAGATTCTGCCCCCGAAAGAACTGAGGACTAAGTTGTTGCCTTTTAAACAGTGTACTAAAACAGCGTCCAGACTTTCTGATCACTTAGGGTAAGTTctgattcaaaattttccaaCTCAACTGACAAGGAGCCTTTCATTCAGCCCGTGCAACTTCATTTTATAAAGCTTGTACCTACACGCATAATGACCAGGCAGGGTGAGTGACACAGTCTCTAAATGTTGAATTAATTGCTTTTTTCATGTAATACGGCTCCTTTCCTTTAGAAAGCAGCTGGTTTATGCCTATCTTTGTCCTCATAGTCATAAAACCTGCAAATAACCCCTGCATAAAGTGTAAAACTACTTTTCTGTCTTTAGAAGTAACTTAGAAGTAGGTGTCCCTCCTCCGCGGGGCCGGCGCGGGGACGCGCCCTGCGCGCTCTCGCCATGGCTGAGGCGCCCCGTGTGCTGGTGTAGCTCCTGTCACCGTGTGCGCAGGAGGCTTAGATGTGAGTTGAGTACACGCACCAAGCAACAGCAAGGGAAGATGTGAAACGTCTTTCTGATGCCTGTCTTCCCAAATGAGTCTGTCTTCTCCATTATaaagtcctgtgtgtgttgccAAGCAGCTTCTTAGTAtggttttaaagttattttttgccttaatcttctttcctttccttttctttcccccaGTGATCATTTCCCCATATCTCTATGAGAGTTACCCCATGCCTGTCATTCCACAACCAGAGGTCCTCAGCTCGGGAGCATACAGCCCCATTACCGTATGGACTACAGCCGCTCCATTCCACTCCCCACTGCCCAGCggcctctctcctctttctggaTACCCCTCATCCTTGGGGAGAGTGAGTCCCCCTCCTCCATCTGACACCTCATCCAAGGACCACAGCGGCTCAGAAAGCCCCATTAGTGACGAAGAGGAAAGACTACAATCCAAGCTTTCAGACCCCCATGCCATTGAAGCTGAAAAGTTTCAGTGCAATTTATGCAATAAAACCTATTCAACTTTTTCTGGGCTGGCCAAACATAAGCAGCTGCACTGTGACGCCCAGTCTAGGAAATCATTCAGCTGTAAATACTGTGACAAGGAGTATGTGAGCCTGGGTGCCCTAAAGATGCACATTCGGACCCACACCTTACCTTGTGTCTGCAAGATCTGTGGCAAGGCGTTTTCCAGACCCTGGTTACTTCAAGGGCACATTAGAACTCACACTGGTAAGAGAAAAACGCAGATAGGAATGTTACTCTCTCTCTGATAGAATGAAGCTCTGGGCTGGCTTTCGGATTTGCATTAGGTAGTGACACAGTGCTTTtaatgatggatgatcatttA is a window of Manis pentadactyla isolate mManPen7 chromosome 3, mManPen7.hap1, whole genome shotgun sequence DNA encoding:
- the SNAI2 gene encoding zinc finger protein SNAI2, yielding MPRSFLVKKHFNASKKPNYSELDTHTVIISPYLYESYPMPVIPQPEVLSSGAYSPITVWTTAAPFHSPLPSGLSPLSGYPSSLGRVSPPPPSDTSSKDHSGSESPISDEEERLQSKLSDPHAIEAEKFQCNLCNKTYSTFSGLAKHKQLHCDAQSRKSFSCKYCDKEYVSLGALKMHIRTHTLPCVCKICGKAFSRPWLLQGHIRTHTGEKPFSCPHCNRAFADRSNLRAHLQTHSDVKKYQCKNCSKTFSRMSLLHKHEESGCCVAH